The Pantoea vagans genome contains the following window.
CACCTACGCTGCCCGTTAAACTGACCAAACCCACGGTAGGGTTAGCGGCCAGTTCCTGGCCCACTTCTGGACCGTAGCCATACACGAAGTTGATTACACCTTTCGGCAGACCAATCTCATCGATAATTTGGGCAAAAATAGCCGCGTTGTTTGGCGTCAACTCGCTGGGTTTGATGGCGATGGTATTGCCGGTGATCAGGGCAGGCGCCGCTTTACGCGCAATCAGGAAAAACGGGAAGTTCCATGGCAGGATGCCCGTGGTGACGCCGATGGCTTTCTTAAACACGAAAATGTTTTCATTTGGGCGGTCGCTGTTAACGATTTCGCCTTCGTAACGACGCGCCCACTCGGACATATAGTCCAGATAATCGGCGGTGAACATCACTTCGGTTTGCGCCAGGCCTTGCGTCTTACCGCCTTCTGCCACGATGGTGGCGGTGAGTTCCGGCTCACGCTGACGAATAGCGGTGGCAATCTTACGCAGCCATTGACCACGCTCCACTGCGGGCAGCGCTTCCCAACCGGGTTGCGCAGCTTCTGCAGCAGCAATCGCCTGTGCGGCGTCTTGCCGGGTGCCTTCAGGGATGCGTGAGAGCAGCGCTTCGGTGGCAGGGTTGATCACTTCAATCCATTTATCATGCTGGTCGGCTACAAACGCGCCATTAATGTAATGTTGATGGTGTGTTGTCATATGTAGGGCTCCGCGATCGGTTTCGTTAATTTTGTGTGAAATGCAGAGTGAAACAGATCAAGGTGTAGCACCTTTTTGTCATTGCCAGCGCAGATGAGGGGATGGCAGAGAAGGGAAGAACAGCACGACAGACGCAGCATTCCTGATGAAATGCCGCGCATTCAGCGGGTTAGCAATCCGAAGGAATTGTTCTTAAAAACTCAGGAACCGGGCATCGCGGCGCCACTGGCGATAAACCAGGCAAGGAAACTGACGCCAGCAATGATGATGGCAATGGGGAAAAGTAGTCCGATTTTCATAGCGATCCTGAGTGTTAAGCGAGTTGAACGATGGCGCGGTGCGTCTTCATCATACTAAATAACTGGAATTGCGTAGCGTCATCTACCTGGCGCAGATGTTCGCCTTTTTGATAATGAATACGGTGAACGTGCCCGAGTTGACGCCACACCACAATCGCCGACGCCAGCAAGGCGCAGTTCTCTTCACTCTGAACACAATCGAGTGTGGCATAGCGATCTTCATCTAATCCATTAATGAAAACGTTCAACGCCTGAGGCGGTACGATGGCGCGGATGTCATCCAGCATCACGCGGCTTACCGGGTGTGACAGCAGCAGCGTCAACCTTTTGCTATTCATCTCAATCCTTCGTTCCGATGATTTTTCCAACGTTATACGGCGATAACGTCTCCTGGGGAAGCACAGAGGCCGACTTTGTATGGGTGCCATGTTACGCAGCAAGCTGGCAGTCAGTCAAAAACTGTGTTGATCAACACAACAAAAAAGAAAAATATCCCCAATAATAAGTCACTTATAAAAAATAATCGCTGTTTTAACTGCAAAACCGATTTTGTGATCCTGGTGTTGAAGACCCGCCGAATATTGCCAGCACTCTACGCTTTCCGGCAGCCATTCAAAGGCTGACGAAAAGCGGCGCACCGTAGACTGCCAGTAATCGGGAAACTCTCGGTTTCCTGTGGGCCTCAACCTTACGAAGGAATAACAATGAACAGTGCCATTCTTGCCGGTATTTTATGGCATCTGGTGGGTGCCGCCAGTGCCGCATGTTTTTATGCTCCGTTTAAGCAGGTAAAAAAGTGGTCATGGGAAACAATGTGGTCAGTGGGTGGCGTGATGTCGTGGCTGATCCTGCCATGGGCGGTCAGTGCCGTGCTGCTGCCCAACTTCTGGGCGTACTACAGCAGTTTTAGCCTCTCGCAACTGTTGCCGGTGTTTCTGTTTGGTGCCATGTGGGGCGTCGGGAACATCAACTACGGTTTGACCATGCGTTATCTCGGCATGTCGATGGGCATCGGGATTGCCATCGGGATTACGCTGGTGGTCGGCACGCTGATGACACCGCTACTGCAGGGCCGCTTCGTTGAGCTGTTCAGTTCACCGGGTGGACGAATGACACTGCTCGGCGTGTTGGTGGCGTTAGTGGGGGTGGCGATTGTCTCGCGTGCGGGGTTGTTAAAAGAGCGTGCACTTGGCATCAATGCGGAAGAGTTTAACCTGAAGAAAGGGTTAGTGCTGGCGGTGCTGTGCGGCATCTTCTCGGCGGGCATGTCGTTCGCCATGGATGCAGCAAAACCGATGCATGAAGCAGCGGCGAACCTGGGCATTGACCCGCTGTATGTGGCACTGCCGAGCTATGTGGTGATTATGGG
Protein-coding sequences here:
- a CDS encoding YoaK family small membrane protein, whose amino-acid sequence is MKIGLLFPIAIIIAGVSFLAWFIASGAAMPGS
- the rhaT gene encoding L-rhamnose/proton symporter RhaT produces the protein MNSAILAGILWHLVGAASAACFYAPFKQVKKWSWETMWSVGGVMSWLILPWAVSAVLLPNFWAYYSSFSLSQLLPVFLFGAMWGVGNINYGLTMRYLGMSMGIGIAIGITLVVGTLMTPLLQGRFVELFSSPGGRMTLLGVLVALVGVAIVSRAGLLKERALGINAEEFNLKKGLVLAVLCGIFSAGMSFAMDAAKPMHEAAANLGIDPLYVALPSYVVIMGGGALVNLAFCFIRLAVKPELSVRRDFSVAKPMLIANIAFAVLGGTMWYLQFFFYAWGHAKIPPQYDFVSWMLHMSLYVLCGGLVGLILKEWNAVGKRPVRVLSLGCVVIIIAANIVGLGMAN